In Penicillium oxalicum strain HP7-1 chromosome VII, whole genome shotgun sequence, one DNA window encodes the following:
- a CDS encoding Guanyl-specific ribonuclease Pb1: MQFTQILAIAAVLISPALAVPVERACAYTCGSVCYTSSAVNNALNAGFDLYSAGSSENSYPHKYNNYEGFDFPVDGTYYEFPILKSGKTYTGGSPGADRVIFNDNEELAGVITHTGASGNNFVSC, from the exons ATGCAGTTCACTCag ATCCTGGCCATTGCCGCCGTCCTGATCTCTCCCGCTCTCGCCGTGCCCGTTGAACGTGCCTGTGCCTACACCTGTGGCTCCGTGTGCTACACCAGCAGCGCCGTGAACAACGCCCTCAACGCCGGCTTCGATCTCTACTCGGCCGGCTCGTCCGAGAACAGCTACCCCCACAAGTACAACAACTACGAGGGCTTTGACTTCCCCGTCGACGGCACATACTATGAATTCCCCATCCTCAAGAGCGGCAAGACGTATACCGGGGGCTCACCGGGTGCGGACCGTGTCATTTTCAACGACAACGAAGAGCTGGCTGGTGTGATTACGCACACGGGTGCGAGCGGAAACAACTTTGTCTCTTGCTAG
- a CDS encoding Protein kinase dsk1, whose protein sequence is MDGIDLTKAVLNKGKQMASVAASTANGTGGKKRRKGTDLKPIVTNDAKSGEAGEVITTSSGAAPNSKVAGTAVSRSPSTSSADEIETTAEEEDSEDYCKGGYHPVAVGETYNNGRYVVVRKLGWGHFSTVWLSRDTTTGKHVALKVVRSAAHYTETAIDEIKLLNRIVQAKPNHPGRKHVVSLLDSFEHKGPNGVHVCMVFEVLGENLLGLIKRWNHRGIPMPLVKQITKQVLLGLDYLHRECGIIHTDLKPENVLIEIGDVEQIVKAHVQQEEAKKEQEKKEDNRNGRRRRRTLITGSQPLPSPLNTSFTGFDFKHSSSNSHSSLSQMVNESTSNESSMKEALGIKDEDEKQKMREKTTDLLEREVSGISLDKSSSKTLEEEIDASIISVKIADLGNACWVGHHFTNDIQTRQYRSPEVILGAKWGASTDVWSMACMVFELITGDYLFDPQSGTKYGKDDDHIAQIIELLGPFPKSLCLSGKWSQEIFNRKGELRNIHRLRHWALPDVLREKYHYSVEEAMRISEFLLPMLDLSPEKRANAGGMASHEWMQDTPGMSGVSLGIAPGTRGEGIDGWAFEVKRR, encoded by the exons ATGGACGGCATTGATCTGACCAAGGCTGTCTTGAACAAAGGTAAACAGATGGCCAGTGTTGCTGCTTCCACTGCCAATGGCACGGGCGGCAAGAAGCGGAGAAAAGGTACCGACTTGAAGCCGATCGTCACAAATGATGCAAAGTCGGGCGAGGCGGGCGAAGTCATCACCACCTC AAGCGGCGCCGCACCTAATTCCAAAGTCGCCGGTACAGCGGTATCACGCTCTCCATCCACCTCATCGGCCGACGAGATTGAGAccaccgccgaggaggaagactCGGAGGATTATTGCAAGGGTGGCTATCACCCGGTGGCAGTGGGCGAGACCTACAATAACGGCCGCTATGTTGTCGTGCGCAAGCTCGGATGGGGTCACTTTTCAACTGTCTGGTTGTCGCGGGACACAACGACGGGCAAACATGTGGCGCTGAAGGTGGTGCGCTCGGCGGCTCACTACACCGAGACCGCGATCGATGAGATCAAGCTGTTGAATCGGATCGTCCAAGCCAAGCCCAACCACCCGGGTCGCAAGCATGTGGTCAGTCTCTTGGACTCATTTGAACACAAGGGTCCCAATGGGGTCCATGTGTGTATGGTGTTCGAGGTGCTGGGTGAGAACTTGCTCGGTTTGATCAAGCGATGGAATCATCGAGGAATCCCCATGCCCCTCGTCAAGCAGATCACCAAGCAGGtgctgctgggcctggaCTACCTGCACCGGGAGTGCGGTATCATCCATACCGATCTCAAGCCGGAGAATGTGTTGATTGAAATTGGCGATGTGGAGCAGATCGTCAAAGCTCATGTGCAGCAAGAGGAAGCTAAgaaggagcaggagaagaaagaagataaCCGGAATGGACGCCGCCGCCGGCGCACATTGATCACGGGCAGCCAACCTTTGCCGAGTCCGTTGAACACGAGCTTTACAGGGTTCGACTTCAAGCACAGTTCTTCTAATTCCCACAGCAGCCTGAGCCAAATGGTGAACGAATCAA CGTCAAATGAGTCCTCCATGAAAGAGGCGCTCGGGATCAAAGACGAGGACGAAAAGCAAAAGATGCGAGAGAAGACAAC CGACCTTCTGGAGAGAGAAGTTTCCGGCATCTCCCTTGACAAAAGCTCATCCAAGactctcgaagaagagatcGACGCCAGCATCATCTCTGTCAAAATTGCAGACTTGGGCAATGCCTGCTGGGTTGGTCATCACTTCACCAACGATATCCAGACGCGTCAATATCGATCACCAGAGGTGATTCTGGGTGCCAAATGGGGTGCCAGCACTGACGTCTGGAGTATGGCATGCATG GTCTTTGAGCTTATCACTGGCGATTATTTGTTCGACCCCCAATCCGGTACAAAGTACGGCAAAGACGACGACCACATTGCACAGATCATTGAGCTACTGGGGCCATTCCCCAagtctctctgtctctcgGGTAAATGGTCACAGGAGATTTTCAATCGCAAAGGAGAGCTGCGCAACATCCATCGCTTGCGCCACTGGGCTCTACCGGACGTTCTTCGTGAAAAATACCACTACAGCGTCGAAGAGGCCATGCGGATCAGCGAGTTCCTGTTGCCCATGCTTGACCTGTCTCCAGAGAAACGTGCGAACGCCGGGGGGATGGCATCACATGAGTGGATGCAAGACACGCCGGGCATGAGTGGCGTCAGCCTGGGCATCGCACCCGGCACGCGGGGCGAGGGCATCGACGGCTGGGCATTTGAGGTCAAGCGGCGCTAA
- a CDS encoding Pre-mRNA-splicing factor cwc26, whose translation MPGSLADYLAKNYLNADPAPERPKKKRKKTKIADSAESGLIIADDDAPVFGNARPLEDDEYKPSIDTSITSAEFRRAKKSSWKTIGGQPTAPPKDSDQAAADAILASAAAERAARQADNEDDAPVIENADGGEDDGPRMESGVRAGLQTAADTAAMVKAQERRKKAEEALYRDPAAVDAKSQETIYRDASGRIINVQMKRAEARRAEAEKKAKEEAAREALMGDVQRQQRELRKQELQDIRAMPVARGIEDEALNDELKDAARWNDPAAQFLTQKKGPGASVSGKPLYKGSFQPNRYGIRPGHRWDGVDRSTGFEKEWFAARNKKSRFEALEYQWQMDE comes from the coding sequence ATGCCGGGCTCACTGGCAGACTACCTCGCCAAAAACTACCTCAACGCAGATCCCGCGCCCGAGCgaccaaaaaagaagcgtAAGAAGACCAAAATCGCAGACTCGGCGGAGTCGGGCCTGATCATCGCCGACGATGACGCTCCCGTCTTCGGAAATGCCCGCCCccttgaagacgacgaaTACAAACCTTCCATCGACACCTCCATAACGAGCGCCGAGTTCCGCCGTGCAAAAAAATCAAGTTGGAAGACTATTGGAGGGCAACCCACCGCGCCGCCAAAAGATTCGGACCAAGCAGCCGCCGATGCAATCCTTGCCTCTGCTGCCGCGGAACGAGCCGCCAGACAAGCGGATAACGAGGACGATGCGCCCGTGATCGAAAATGCGGACGGGGGTGAGGATGACGGGCCACGCATGGAATCGGGGGTGCGCGCGGGTCTTCAAACCGCCGCCGACACGGCCGCTATGGTCAAGGCGCAAGAACGACGCAAGAAAGCGGAAGAGGCACTCTATCGAGATCCAGCGGCGGTGGATGCGAAATCTCAAGAAACGATCTACCGTGACGCGTCCGGTCGCATCATCAATGTGCAGATGAAGCGCGCAGAAGCCCGGCGggccgaggcggagaagaaagCGAAAGAGGAGGCTGCTCGTGAAGCTCTCATGGGTGATGTCCAACGGCAGCAGCGCGAATTGCGAAAACAAGAACTACAAGATATCCGAGCCATGCCTGTTGCAAGGGGCATCGAGGATGAAGCGCTGAATGACGAGCTGAAGGATGCAGCGCGGTGGAATGATCCCGCCGCACAGTTCTTGACGCAGAAGAAAGGTCCCGGCGCGAGTGTTTCAGGGAAGCCCTTGTACAAGGGCTCGTTCCAGCCCAATCGATATGGCATTCGTCCCGGACATCGGTGGGACGGTGTAGACCGATCGACTGGGTTTGAGAAGGAGTGGTTTGCTGCGAGGAACAAAAAGAGTCGGTTTGAGGCTCTTGAGTATCAGTGGCAGATGGATGAGTAG
- a CDS encoding Cytochrome b2, with product MAQKLTGAAVAEHNSKDSCWVIVHGKAYDVTEFLPEHPGGSKIILKYAGKDATEEFDPIHPPDTLDKYLDKSKHLGSVDMSTVEQEEKDVDPEEAERLERIKRMPPLAACYNLMDFETVARQVMKKTGWAYYSSGADDEITLRENHHAFHKIWFRPRVLVDVENVDMSTTMLGTPCSIPFYVTATALGKLGHPEGEVVLTRAAHQHNVIQMIPTLASCSFDEIVDAKQGDQVQWLQLYVNKDREITRKIVAHAEKRGCKGLFITVDAPQLGRREKDMRSKFSDAGSNVQSGDDGIDRSQGAARAISSFIDPALSWKDIPWFKSITKMPIVLKGVQCVEDVLRAVEAGVDGVVLSNHGGRQLETARSGIEVLAEVMPALRERGWDKRIEVYVDGGVRRATDILKALCLGAKGVGIGRPFLYAMSAYGVDGVNRAMQLLKDEMEMNMRLIGATRIEDLNPSFLDTRGLMSGHAGSIPSDTLGLRAYDPLQAPRFSEKAKL from the exons ATGGCCCAGAAATTGACTGGTGCGGCGGTCGCCGAGCACAATTCAAAGGACTCATGCTGGGTGATCGTACACGGCAAAGCCTATGATGTTACAGAATTCTTGCCAG AACACCCCGGCGGTTCAAAAATCATCTTAAAATATGCCGGCAAAGACGCCACCGAGGAGTTCGATCCCATTCACCCGCCCGACACCCTAGACAAGTACCTCGATAAGTCAAAACATCTGGGCAGCGTCGATATGAGCACCGTcgagcaagaagagaaggatgtCGACCCAGAGGAGGCCGAGCGCCTTGAGCGCATCAAACGAATGCCCCCGCTTGCAGCTTGCTACAATTTGATGGACTTTGAGACTGTCGCGCGGCAAGTTATGAAGAAGACCGGATGGGCATACTATTCCAGCGGAGCAGATGATGAAATT ACCCTACGCGAGAACCACCACGCCTTCCACAAGATCTGGTTCCGACCTCGCGTCCTCGTCGACGTGGAGAATGTCGATATGAGCACGACTATGCTCGGCACACCCTGCTCCATCCCCTTCTATGTCACCGCCACCGCACTTGGTAAACTGGGCCACCCTGAAGGTGAAGTGGTGCTTACCAGGGCCGCCCATCAACACAATGTCATCCAGATGATCCCCACACTTGCATCATGTTCCTTTGACGAAATCGTGGACGCCAAACAAGGCGACCAAGTACAGTGGCTCCAGCTATACGTGAATAAGGACCGTGAGATCACGCGGAAGATTGTCGCCCACGCCGAAAAGCGTGGATGCAAGGGTCTCTTTATCACGGTGGATGCGCCACAACTTGGTCGTCGGGAAAAGGACATGCGGTCTAAGTTCAGCGACGCTGGATCGAACGTGCAATCGGGCGATGACGGAATCGACCGCTCCCAAGGTGCCGCGCGTGCAATCTCTTCCTTTATCGATCCGGCCTTATCGTGGAAGGATATCCCTTGGTTCAAGAGCATCACCAAGATGCCCATCGTCTTGAAGGGTGTTCAATGCGTCGAGGACGTTCTCCGTGCCGTGGAAGCTGGCGTGGACGGCGTCGTCCTCTCCAACCACGGCGGTCGCCAACTCGAGACTGCTCGTTCCGGTATCGAGGTCCTCGCTGAAGTTATGCCCGCGCTCCGCGAGCGCGGCTGGGACAAGCGCATTGAAGTATATGTTGACGGCGGTGTCCGTCGTGCCACAGACATCCTCAAGGCCCTGTGTCTCGGTGCCAAGGGCGTCGGTATCGGTCGACCTTTCCTGTACGCCATGTCCGCGTACGGAGTTGACGGTGTCAACCGCGCGATGCAACTCCtcaaggatgagatggagatgaacaTGCGTCTGATTGGAGCAACTCGGATCGAAGACCTGAACCCGAGTTTCCTGGATACACGCGGATTGATGAGTGGCCATGCCGGGAGCATTCCATCGGATACGCTTGGTTTGCGGGCATATGATCCGcttcaagctcctcgatTCAGTGAAAAGGCCAAGTTGTAG
- a CDS encoding Sugar transporter STL1 — protein sequence MAPSFAGLSGKRLSLTVSTIATMGFLLFGYDQGVMSGIISAEPFDNVFRAAKGDSTMQALITAVYELGCLFGAMFALFTGDWMGRRWMIIWGAVVMIVGVVIQVTSIVGQLPLLQFMFGRVITGIGNGMNTSTIPTYQAECSRTSNRGLLICIEGGIIAIGTMIAYWIDFGAAYGPPDLSWRFPIAFQVVFGVIIIVGMYLLPDSPRYLISRGKVEEGEYVLAALAGKEIHDPETQLQKKQVIESIEAAGASEGAGYSDLLTGGKSQHLRRMLIGSSSQIAQQLSGCNAVIYYLPVLLKQSLGQTEFMSMLIGGVNMIVYAIFATFSWFFIEKIGRRKLFLGGMGGQMVSMIIVFACLIPGGDGPAKGAVFGLFLYMAFFGAAMLPLPWLYPAELSPTRTRAKANAVSTCSNWLFNFTVVMITPVMIDAIGWGTYLFFAAMNAIFLPIMYFFYPETAGRSLEEIDLIFAKGYCEKISYVKASHDLAKLSEREIEQKAIEYGFTDANGSYDPEKGTSSRSSDDEYQEHHR from the exons ATGGCGCCTTCATTTGCTGGCTTGTCTGGCAAGCGACTGTCTCTGACAGTCTCGACAATTGCCACCATGGGATTCCTGCTCTTTGGTTATGATCAGGGTGTCATGTCGGGAATCATCTCCGCCGAGCCCTTTGACAATGTCTTTCGGGCTGCCAAAGGTGATTCGACCATGCAGGCTCTCATCACCGCCGTGTATGAGCTGGGATGTCTGTTCGGCGCCATGTTTGCGCTTTTCACTGGTGATTGGATGGGTCGGCGATGGATGATCATCTGGGGTGCCGTGGTCATGATTGTTGGAGTCGTGATCCAGGTCACCTCCATAGTCGGCCAGCTGCCCCTGTTGCAATTCATGTTTGGCCGGGTCATCACCGGAATTGGCAACGGCATGAACACCTCGACGATCCCCACCTACCAGGCCGAGTGCTCTCGGACGAGCAACCGGGGTCTCCTGATCTGCATTGAGGGCGGTATCATCGCCATTGGCACCATGATCGCCTACTGGATCGATTTTGGTGCGGCGTACGGCCCTCCCGACCTGTCCTGGCGGTTCCCGATTGCCTTCCAGGTCGTTTTTGGtgtcatcatcattgtcgGCATGTATCTCTTGCCCGACTCGCCTCGCTATCTCATTTCTCGGGGCAAAGTCGAAGAGGGCGAGTACGTTCTCGCCGCGCTGGCCGGCAAGGAGATCCATGACCCGGAAACCCAGTTGCAGAAGAAGCAGGTCATTGAGTCGATTGAAGC TGCTGGTGCTTCCGAGGGTGCTGGCTACTCGGATCTTCTCACCGGCGGCAAGTCGCAACACCTGCGCCGCATGCTCATCGGTTCATCTTCACAAATCGCCCAACAGCTCTCGGGTTGCAATGCGGTGATCTACTACCTTCCGGTTCTCCTCAAGCAGTCACTGGGTCAGACAGAGTTCATGTCGATGCTCATCGGTGGTGTCAACATGATCGTCTACGCCATCTTCGCCACTTTCTCCTGGTTCTTTATCGAAAAGATCGGTCGCCGGAAGCTGTTCCTCGGCGGCATGGGTGGTCAGATGGTTTCCatgatcatcgtcttcgCCTGTCTGATccccggtggtgatggccCTGCCAAGGGTGCCGTGTTCGGTCTCTTCCTCTACATGGCCTTCTTCGGTGCCGCCATGCTCCCTCTGCCATGGCTCTACCCCGCCGAGCTCTCGCCGACTCGAACTCGTGCCAAGGCCAACGCCGTCTCGACCTGCTCCAACTGGCTCTTCAACTTTACCGTCGTCATGATCACGCCCGTCATGATCGATGCCATCGGCTGGGGCACCTATCTCTTCTTCGCCGCCATGAAcgccatcttcctccctATCATGTACTTCTTCTACCCCGAGACCGCGGGTCGCTCCCTGGAGGAGATCGACCTCATCTTCGCCAAGGGCTACTGCGAGAAGATCAGCTACGTCAAGGCGTCCCATGACTTGGCAAAACTGTCGGAGCGAGAGATTGAGCAAAAGGCCATTGAGTATGGCTTCACCGACGCCAATGGCTCCTATGATCCCGAGAAGGGCACCTCGTCTCGATCCTCGGATGATGAGTATCAAGAGCACCACCGCTGA
- a CDS encoding Ras-like GTP-binding protein RYL2 has protein sequence MSSSLEAKIVVLGAQENLTHSPPPTFRLSGVGKTSLVQRYVRNNFNPATTTSTVGASFVTKRVLDTTSDTIVRLQIWDTAGQERFRSISRLYYRGAHACLLCYDITDESSFQEMAGWLRELRRNIGNGDDGDLDPLVIHVVGTKSDIVADDPAMRRVPFERTIAYVAEQLYPSRASTPPPTAGISMGLGFAAGMFGSSSSAGVTAGGGMSSAAGSLPTTSPAALQSPDSKRSSAFWGQEIGWDCCHEISAKDGEGIDEVFRVITRKLVEQRNRRDAESALSAVGTPGIDVPIGPFTPGMDRANGSFRLGHGDKRRSWLGLSSPAVGEAEEVQVMDAAKQRGRCC, from the exons ATGAGCTCCTCGCTTGAGGCCAAAATAGTTGTGCTCGGCGCTCAAG AAAATCTCACTcattctcctccccccacgTTCCGTCTTTCAGGCGTCGGCAAAACTTCCCTCGTCCAACGCTACGTCCGCAACAACTTCAACCCCGCCACTACCACCTCCACCGTTGGTGCATCCTTCGTCACCAAGCGCGTCCTCGACACGACCTCCGATACTATCGTGCGCCTGCAGATCTGGGACACCGCCGGCCAGGAGCGCTTCCGCTCCATCTCCCGCCTCTACTATCGCGGCGCACACGCCTGTCTCCTCTGCTATGACATCACCGACGAAAGTAGCTTTCAAGAAATGGCCGGTTGGCTGCGCGAATTACGACGGAATATCGGCAACGGCGACGACGGAGATCTCGACCCCTTAGTCATTCACGTTGTGGGCACCAAGAGCGATATCGTCGCGGATGACCCCGCGATGCGTCGAGTCCCCTTTGAGCGCACCATCGCCTACGTCGCCGAACAACTCTATCCCAGCCGCGCCTCGACACCTCCCCCGACAGCCGGGATCAGTATGGGACTGGGATTTGCAGCAGGTATGTTTGGCAGCAGCAGTAGTGCTGGTGTGACTGCTGGCGGGGGCATGAGTAGTGCTGCAGGCAGTCTCCCCACGACGAGTCCGGCCGCGCTCCAGAGCCCCGACAGCAAGCGCAGTTCCGCATTCTGGGGCCAGGAAATTGGATGGGACTGCTGCCATGAGATCAGCGCCAAGGATGGCGAAGGGATTGATGAAGTCTTTCGAGTGATTACGCGGAAACTTGTCGAGCAGCGAAATCGTCGAGACGCCGAGTCCGCGTTGTCCGCCGTGGGTACACCGGGCATTGATGTCCCCATTGGACCTTTTACCCCGGGGATGGATCGGGCGAACGGAAGTTTCCGCCTCGGCCATGGGGATAAACGACGCAGTTGGTTGGGATTGTCGTCGCCCGCCGTGGGTGAGGCCGAAGAGGTCCAAGTGATGGACGCGGCGAAGCAACGTGGGAGATGTTGTTAA